The Planifilum fulgidum genome contains a region encoding:
- the tgt gene encoding tRNA guanosine(34) transglycosylase Tgt, whose product MAVRYELIKVCKQSGARLGRLHTPHGTFETPMFMPVGTQATVKTMSPEELEEIGSGIILANTYHLYLRPGHEIVREAGGLHRFMNWNRGILTDSGGFQVFSLSPLRKITEEGVSFRSHISGEPLFLSPEKSIEVQNALGADIIMAFDECPPYPAEREYVRASLERTTRWAERCLKAHRRPQDQALFGIVQGGMYKDLREQSAKQLVAMDFPGYAVGGLSVGEPKELMYEILSHTTPLLPADKPRYLMGVGSPDALIEGVIRGIDMFDCVLPTRIARNGTTMTSQGRLVVRNARYARDFSPLDPECDCYTCRHYTRAYIRHLIKADEIFGLRLTTYHNLYFLTRLMERIREAIRKDRLLDFRDQFFARYYGEDPIKAF is encoded by the coding sequence TTGGCTGTTCGGTATGAATTGATCAAGGTGTGCAAGCAATCGGGAGCCCGCCTGGGGCGGCTCCACACTCCTCACGGAACCTTTGAGACCCCGATGTTCATGCCGGTGGGCACCCAGGCCACCGTGAAGACGATGAGCCCCGAGGAGCTGGAGGAGATCGGAAGCGGGATCATTCTGGCCAACACGTACCATCTGTACCTCCGCCCGGGGCACGAAATCGTCCGGGAGGCGGGGGGGCTGCACCGCTTCATGAACTGGAACCGCGGAATATTGACCGATAGCGGGGGGTTCCAGGTGTTCAGCCTCAGCCCGCTCCGGAAGATCACGGAAGAAGGGGTTTCCTTTCGGTCGCACATCAGCGGCGAACCGTTGTTTCTCAGCCCCGAGAAGTCGATAGAGGTTCAAAACGCCTTGGGTGCCGACATCATCATGGCTTTTGACGAATGTCCGCCCTATCCGGCGGAACGGGAATACGTCCGGGCTTCCCTGGAGAGGACCACCCGCTGGGCCGAGCGCTGCCTGAAAGCGCACCGCCGCCCGCAGGACCAGGCCCTCTTTGGGATCGTTCAGGGCGGGATGTACAAGGACCTGCGGGAACAGAGCGCCAAGCAGCTGGTGGCGATGGATTTTCCGGGGTATGCCGTGGGCGGGTTGAGCGTGGGGGAACCCAAGGAGTTGATGTACGAGATCCTCTCCCATACCACTCCGCTGCTTCCGGCGGATAAGCCCCGCTATCTGATGGGGGTGGGATCTCCCGATGCCCTGATCGAGGGAGTCATCCGCGGAATCGACATGTTTGACTGCGTGCTCCCCACCCGGATCGCCCGAAACGGCACCACCATGACCAGCCAGGGGCGATTGGTGGTGAGAAACGCCCGGTATGCCCGGGATTTTTCGCCCCTGGATCCGGAGTGCGATTGCTACACGTGCCGGCATTACACGCGGGCCTATATCCGCCATCTCATCAAAGCCGACGAGATTTTCGGCCTCCGACTGACCACGTATCACAACCTCTATTTTTTGACCCGCCTGATGGAGCGGATCCGGGAAGCGATCCGGAAGGACCGATTGCTCGACTTTCGGGACCAGTTTTTCGCCCGGTATTACGGCGAGGACCCGATCAAGGCTTTCTGA
- the yajC gene encoding preprotein translocase subunit YajC, translating to MNSAFWAQLLPFILVLVVFWFLIIRPQQKRQKERNAMLQSLKKGDKVITIGGLHGTITDLTEDRVTLKVNDNTRLVFERTAVNTVIRPEEENEEKKK from the coding sequence TTGAACAGCGCGTTTTGGGCCCAACTGCTTCCATTTATTTTGGTGCTTGTCGTCTTCTGGTTTCTTATCATCCGTCCTCAGCAGAAAAGGCAGAAGGAAAGGAATGCCATGCTGCAATCCCTGAAGAAGGGGGACAAGGTGATCACGATCGGCGGATTGCACGGGACGATCACCGACCTGACCGAAGATCGCGTGACTCTGAAGGTGAACGACAACACCCGGCTGGTTTTTGAGCGGACGGCGGTCAACACGGTGATCCGTCCGGAGGAAGAAAACGAAGAGAAAAAAAAGTAA
- a CDS encoding phosphatase PAP2 family protein encodes MFQSVVSILITGLVTLFLVLIVTLKKNPLAVILHFGRDLIKSKILLAHVLGALFILLFNKFELIVESHLNTPDFTQYIYLFEGNITPLVQKWLEHDALTRVTTFFYVIVFTVMMFASLFVYHHEQDRRSLYALLYGLGLNYVIAIPFFLFVPVNEAWYTHPEVSPLYLKAYPLFEEQYRFFSGLDNSFPSLHTSISLTLATIALRSRNVRLAWIAAVSAAVILFSVIYLGIHWYADVIAGIVLASTTTSLAYRLSEYPLGTRQLVLSSANKTRAEHSSF; translated from the coding sequence GTGTTTCAATCCGTCGTCTCCATTCTGATCACAGGTCTCGTCACCCTCTTTCTCGTTTTGATCGTCACCTTGAAAAAAAATCCCCTCGCCGTCATCCTTCACTTCGGCAGGGATCTGATCAAGAGCAAGATTCTTCTCGCCCACGTTTTGGGCGCCCTTTTCATTCTCCTGTTCAACAAGTTTGAACTGATCGTGGAATCCCATCTGAACACCCCGGATTTCACCCAATACATATACCTGTTTGAAGGAAACATCACTCCCCTGGTGCAAAAATGGCTGGAGCATGACGCGCTCACCCGGGTGACGACCTTCTTTTATGTGATCGTTTTCACGGTGATGATGTTCGCCTCCCTGTTCGTCTATCACCACGAGCAGGACCGGCGGTCCCTCTATGCGCTCTTGTACGGTCTCGGGCTCAATTACGTGATCGCCATCCCGTTTTTCCTGTTCGTACCGGTCAATGAGGCCTGGTACACACATCCCGAGGTTTCGCCCTTGTATCTGAAGGCATACCCGCTTTTTGAGGAGCAATACCGCTTTTTTTCCGGATTGGACAACTCCTTTCCCAGCCTCCACACATCGATTTCCCTGACCCTGGCGACGATCGCCCTTAGATCCCGCAACGTCCGCTTGGCGTGGATCGCCGCCGTTTCCGCGGCCGTCATCCTGTTTTCCGTCATCTACCTGGGCATCCACTGGTACGCCGATGTGATCGCCGGCATCGTGCTGGCCTCGACCACCACGAGCCTGGCCTATCGGCTGAGCGAATATCCCCTGGGAACGCGTCAACTGGTTCTTTCCTCGGCGAACAAGACCCGCGCCGAACATTCCTCCTTTTAA
- a CDS encoding TIGR04086 family membrane protein: MKHPSAESTPRRTGSPLLFGLAVVWGVVLAGSLLAAFLLRYASVDEGYLPYFTYGINGAALLGGGWISGRRAGERGWLYGGSVGCLYALIVILIGFLAYDASMQIHPFLFAAGAFSLGALGGIFGVNTRGA, from the coding sequence GTGAAACACCCATCAGCGGAATCGACGCCGAGGAGAACCGGTTCCCCGCTGCTCTTCGGTCTGGCGGTCGTTTGGGGGGTGGTGCTGGCCGGTTCGCTGCTCGCGGCCTTCCTTTTGCGATACGCTTCGGTGGATGAAGGATATCTTCCCTATTTCACCTATGGGATCAACGGAGCGGCGCTGTTGGGGGGCGGGTGGATCAGCGGCCGGCGCGCCGGGGAAAGGGGCTGGCTGTACGGCGGATCCGTCGGATGCCTATATGCGTTGATTGTCATCCTCATCGGGTTTTTGGCCTATGACGCCTCGATGCAGATCCATCCCTTCCTCTTTGCCGCCGGGGCCTTCTCCCTCGGAGCGCTTGGGGGCATTTTCGGTGTCAACACCCGCGGCGCATAG
- a CDS encoding DUF421 domain-containing protein, which produces MEWTEAFFRTLFIYFFVLIVMRLMGKREIGKLSVFDLVVSIMIADLAVISIENGDRPLVHGILPIATLMVTQIGLSYLSLKNRTIRHLVDGKPAVLIKNGRIQVREMARNRYNLDDLMAQLREKGIDNVADVEFAILETSGKLSVFPKEGKKPVSKEDLFPLQSAKPSPMPVFLIVEGRVVEEGLKQIGRDRLWLEQEVRRRGHRGVEEIFLATIDSRGRLHLDGRDDGGKGASGSD; this is translated from the coding sequence ATGGAATGGACCGAGGCGTTTTTTCGCACCCTGTTCATCTATTTTTTTGTCTTGATAGTGATGCGCCTGATGGGGAAGAGGGAGATCGGGAAATTATCCGTCTTTGATCTGGTGGTTTCCATCATGATCGCCGACCTGGCGGTGATTTCCATCGAAAACGGGGACCGGCCGCTGGTTCACGGGATTTTGCCCATCGCCACGCTGATGGTGACCCAAATCGGACTGTCCTATTTGTCTTTGAAGAACAGGACCATTCGGCATCTCGTCGACGGCAAGCCCGCGGTGCTGATCAAAAACGGCCGGATCCAGGTGAGGGAGATGGCCAGAAATCGATACAATCTGGATGATCTGATGGCGCAGCTCCGGGAAAAGGGCATCGACAATGTCGCCGACGTGGAATTTGCCATTCTGGAAACATCGGGAAAGCTGAGCGTCTTTCCCAAGGAGGGAAAGAAGCCGGTATCCAAGGAAGATCTTTTCCCGCTCCAAAGTGCCAAGCCCTCCCCAATGCCCGTCTTTCTGATCGTTGAAGGCCGGGTGGTGGAGGAGGGGCTGAAGCAGATTGGACGGGACCGCCTTTGGCTGGAGCAAGAGGTGCGGCGCAGGGGGCATCGCGGTGTCGAAGAGATTTTCCTCGCCACCATCGACAGTCGCGGCCGTCTCCATCTCGACGGCCGGGACGATGGGGGAAAGGGTGCGTCCGGGTCCGATTAA
- the spoVB gene encoding stage V sporulation protein B produces MTKQSFLRGTLILVGAGFVTKVLGFVYRIVLSRIIGDEGMGLFQMAYPILLFAITLTTAGLPVAISKLVSEAEATGDERRIRNLLIVSTVIVTVTGLLFTALTILLAPVIANTLLTDERAVYPLLGIAPIIPIVAVASIFRGYFQGRQRMGPYAFSQIVEQIIRIFTVLILAQVLLPYGVEYASAGAMAGIICGEFAGLMMLIRSYRKDPKRPVLKLRGRIARERAALLRRFESTLHPLLRISVPVTASRLFGSLAYAVEPIVVSQSLALAGIGTATATALYGQLEGMAFPLIAFPSFITYALSVSLVPAVSEAAARRQNLLVEHRLNQAIRLCLIVGAPCAAMMYVLAEPLSLLLYNEAGVARMMKILAPFAIFLYLQGPLAAVLQGLDRAKESMRNSIFGTLIKTGLIFALASHPRFGIDGVALAINCGVIIVTVLHFLTILRIVPFTIHLREWAKLGVAVAWMGAVVHWIYAFHDAPMLPRALTALTAGGLAYLTALLLLSLVKKEDVLRLPVVGEWLARLLPR; encoded by the coding sequence TTGACCAAGCAATCCTTTCTTCGGGGAACCCTCATTCTCGTCGGAGCGGGTTTTGTCACCAAAGTGCTGGGTTTTGTATACCGGATCGTTCTTTCGCGAATCATCGGGGACGAAGGAATGGGCCTGTTTCAGATGGCCTACCCCATCCTGCTGTTTGCGATCACCCTGACCACGGCGGGGCTACCCGTGGCCATTTCCAAATTGGTCTCCGAGGCGGAAGCGACGGGAGACGAGCGGAGGATCCGCAACCTCCTGATCGTCTCCACCGTCATCGTCACCGTCACAGGGCTTTTGTTCACCGCGCTGACGATTCTGCTGGCGCCGGTGATCGCCAATACCCTGCTGACGGACGAGCGGGCGGTGTATCCCCTTTTGGGGATTGCGCCGATCATTCCGATCGTCGCCGTCGCCTCCATCTTTCGAGGATATTTTCAGGGAAGGCAGCGCATGGGCCCCTACGCCTTTTCCCAGATCGTCGAACAGATCATCCGCATCTTCACGGTGTTGATCCTGGCCCAAGTTCTGCTTCCTTACGGGGTCGAATACGCCTCCGCCGGCGCGATGGCCGGCATCATCTGCGGCGAATTCGCCGGGCTGATGATGCTGATCCGCTCCTACCGAAAGGACCCCAAAAGGCCGGTTCTCAAGCTTCGCGGCCGAATTGCGCGGGAAAGGGCGGCCCTCCTCCGCCGGTTCGAATCCACCCTCCACCCGCTTCTGCGCATCTCCGTTCCGGTGACGGCCAGCCGCCTGTTCGGCTCCCTGGCCTATGCGGTGGAGCCCATCGTCGTATCCCAAAGCCTGGCCCTGGCCGGAATCGGCACGGCCACGGCGACGGCCCTGTACGGTCAGTTGGAGGGAATGGCCTTTCCGCTGATCGCCTTCCCTTCGTTCATCACCTACGCCCTGTCGGTCTCCCTCGTGCCCGCCGTCTCGGAGGCCGCCGCCCGCAGGCAGAATCTCCTGGTGGAACACCGCTTGAACCAGGCCATCCGCCTCTGTCTCATCGTCGGCGCGCCCTGTGCCGCTATGATGTATGTTCTGGCGGAGCCGCTCTCCCTCCTGCTGTACAACGAGGCCGGCGTCGCCCGAATGATGAAAATTTTGGCTCCCTTTGCCATCTTCCTCTACCTGCAGGGTCCGCTGGCCGCCGTGTTGCAGGGATTGGACCGGGCGAAGGAATCGATGCGCAATTCGATTTTCGGCACCCTCATCAAAACGGGGCTGATCTTCGCCCTGGCCTCGCACCCCCGGTTCGGGATCGACGGCGTGGCGCTTGCCATCAACTGCGGCGTCATCATTGTGACGGTCCTTCACTTCCTGACGATCCTGCGCATTGTTCCCTTCACCATCCACCTTCGGGAATGGGCAAAGCTGGGTGTGGCCGTCGCCTGGATGGGGGCTGTTGTCCACTGGATCTATGCCTTCCACGATGCGCCGATGCTGCCGCGGGCGCTCACGGCCCTGACAGCCGGCGGTCTGGCGTATCTTACAGCCCTGCTTTTGCTCTCCCTGGTCAAAAAAGAGGATGTCCTTCGCCTGCCCGTCGTCGGCGAATGGCTGGCGAGGCTGCTGCCCCGTTAA
- a CDS encoding sensor histidine kinase, translated as MSIKTRLLLSYIAMTVVPAVLFALIAWGLSSALFPDAARTGEGKPAFREKFERRNEAVAGVRFVADTDPDRFSDRKFLKRADEQLNRVKAGLVVVRNGRVTYQSPLVDIPHLGARLRERSLEPDRGPWEHPIDERFAVEKRDVSFSDGTQGAVYVFSDMGWFVENGKRFFPLLLLSLLLVIGSTNGILTFLVSRSIVKPLSLLKRAAERIKEGDLDQEVRLHRRDEIGELGAAFEEMRKRLKESIRLQLQYEENRKQLLSHISHDLRTPLTGIKACVEGIRDGIAETGPMREKYLSMIAKKAEDMERLIDELLLFSKLDLKRVPFHWETIDLAAFLRDFVEELRLDPRTKGVAIRLSAPREPVYVKADREKLRRVIMNIVDNSLKYMDKAEKNLRVELSGAEEATVCIRDNGPGIGEEALEQIFDRFYRGEPSRNAATGGSGLGLAIVKQIIEEHGGRVWAESRKGEGTSIYFALPKLGQGGERP; from the coding sequence ATGTCCATCAAAACGAGACTCCTTTTGTCCTATATCGCCATGACCGTGGTGCCCGCCGTCCTGTTCGCCCTCATCGCCTGGGGTCTTTCCTCCGCATTGTTTCCCGATGCGGCCCGCACCGGGGAGGGAAAACCCGCTTTTCGGGAAAAGTTCGAACGGCGCAACGAAGCGGTTGCCGGAGTCCGGTTCGTGGCCGATACGGATCCGGACCGGTTTTCCGACCGAAAGTTCCTGAAGAGGGCCGATGAGCAGTTGAACCGGGTAAAAGCGGGACTTGTCGTCGTTCGGAACGGTCGCGTGACCTACCAATCCCCGCTTGTGGACATCCCGCACCTCGGTGCCCGCCTCCGGGAGCGGTCCCTCGAGCCGGATCGGGGGCCGTGGGAACATCCGATCGATGAACGGTTTGCGGTGGAAAAACGCGATGTTTCCTTCAGTGACGGCACCCAGGGCGCGGTGTATGTTTTTTCGGACATGGGCTGGTTTGTTGAAAACGGAAAAAGGTTTTTCCCGCTGCTTTTGCTCTCCCTGCTGCTGGTCATCGGATCCACCAACGGGATCCTGACTTTCCTGGTTTCCCGCAGCATTGTCAAACCGTTGTCCCTGTTGAAACGCGCGGCGGAACGGATCAAGGAAGGGGATTTGGATCAAGAGGTGCGATTGCATCGGAGGGATGAGATCGGGGAGCTGGGGGCGGCCTTCGAGGAGATGCGGAAAAGGCTGAAGGAGTCGATCCGTCTCCAGTTGCAGTACGAAGAAAACCGAAAGCAATTGTTGTCCCATATTTCCCACGATTTGCGGACGCCGCTCACCGGGATCAAGGCGTGCGTCGAAGGCATCCGGGACGGCATCGCGGAGACCGGGCCGATGCGGGAAAAATATCTGAGCATGATCGCGAAAAAAGCGGAGGACATGGAGCGCCTGATCGATGAGTTGCTGCTGTTTTCCAAGCTCGATCTGAAGCGGGTTCCCTTTCACTGGGAAACGATTGACTTGGCGGCTTTTTTGCGGGACTTTGTGGAGGAGCTGCGCCTCGATCCGCGGACGAAGGGGGTTGCGATACGGCTTTCCGCTCCCCGGGAACCGGTCTATGTCAAGGCGGACCGTGAGAAGCTGCGCAGGGTGATCATGAATATCGTCGACAACAGCCTCAAATACATGGACAAGGCGGAAAAGAACCTCCGCGTGGAACTGTCCGGCGCGGAGGAAGCGACGGTATGCATCCGGGACAACGGACCGGGGATTGGAGAAGAGGCGCTGGAACAGATCTTTGATCGCTTTTACCGGGGGGAACCCTCCAGAAATGCCGCAACGGGAGGCAGCGGGCTGGGCCTTGCCATCGTGAAACAGATCATCGAGGAACATGGCGGACGGGTATGGGCGGAAAGCCGAAAAGGAGAAGGGACGAGCATCTATTTTGCGCTGCCGAAGCTCGGACAGGGGGGTGAGCGGCCATGA
- a CDS encoding response regulator transcription factor: MKRILIIEDDPVIAEVQKDYLEASGFKVDIAVNGEEGLEKALEEGVDLIILDLMLPGTDGFEICRRIRREKNIPILMVSAKKEDVDKIRGLGLGADDYVTKPFSAGELVARVKAHLSRYERLTAEARAKERNEIRVRGIRIDRWSRKVFVNEREIALTSKEYDLLLFLLSHPNRVFSKEELFEKVWGLDALGDSATVTVHISKLREKIEADPSNPQYIETIWGVGYRLNV, from the coding sequence ATGAAGCGCATTTTGATCATCGAAGATGATCCGGTGATCGCGGAAGTGCAAAAGGATTATCTGGAAGCGAGCGGTTTTAAGGTGGACATTGCGGTCAACGGGGAGGAGGGGTTGGAGAAGGCGCTGGAGGAAGGGGTGGACTTGATCATTCTCGATCTCATGCTTCCGGGGACCGACGGTTTTGAAATCTGCCGGCGGATTCGACGGGAGAAAAACATCCCCATCCTCATGGTTTCGGCAAAAAAGGAAGATGTGGACAAGATCCGCGGGCTGGGGCTGGGCGCGGACGACTATGTGACGAAACCCTTCAGTGCCGGGGAGCTGGTCGCACGGGTCAAGGCGCATCTTTCCCGTTACGAACGCTTGACCGCCGAAGCGCGTGCGAAAGAGCGGAACGAGATCCGAGTGCGCGGAATCCGGATCGATCGGTGGTCCCGGAAGGTGTTTGTGAATGAGAGGGAAATCGCCTTGACTTCCAAGGAATACGACCTGCTGCTCTTTCTGCTCAGCCATCCCAACCGGGTGTTCAGCAAGGAAGAGCTGTTCGAGAAGGTTTGGGGCCTGGATGCCTTGGGGGACAGCGCCACGGTGACGGTTCATATCAGCAAACTGCGGGAGAAAATCGAAGCGGATCCGTCCAACCCGCAATATATTGAAACGATCTGGGGCGTCGGGTACCGCCTGAACGTATAA
- a CDS encoding DUF2269 family protein yields MVKLSVAQRRWLLTIHLLFSAIMFGVAMVFLVLSIVAAGTEDEGILKACYASMHILAKTSVRASTIGTLVTGILLSVLTRWGLFKHYWLIAKEALTALAILLGPVGMYFWTLKAFTLTSSKGMGALQDPVFLVNREQLFIGIVLQILSLVSIFVISVFKPWGKRAKEKAV; encoded by the coding sequence ATGGTCAAGCTGAGCGTTGCCCAGAGGCGTTGGTTGCTTACGATTCACCTGCTGTTTTCGGCGATTATGTTCGGCGTGGCGATGGTCTTTTTGGTTTTGAGCATCGTCGCGGCCGGCACGGAGGATGAAGGGATCCTTAAGGCGTGTTATGCCAGCATGCACATTCTGGCCAAGACTTCGGTTCGCGCGTCGACGATCGGCACCTTGGTCACCGGGATTCTTCTTTCCGTGTTGACCCGGTGGGGGCTGTTTAAGCATTACTGGCTGATTGCCAAGGAAGCGTTGACGGCGCTTGCCATCCTGCTGGGCCCTGTGGGCATGTATTTCTGGACGCTGAAGGCCTTCACCCTGACTTCGTCGAAGGGGATGGGGGCGCTGCAGGACCCGGTTTTTCTCGTAAACCGGGAGCAGTTGTTCATCGGGATTGTTCTCCAAATCCTGTCCCTGGTTTCCATTTTTGTGATCTCGGTTTTCAAGCCGTGGGGAAAGCGGGCGAAGGAGAAGGCGGTATAA
- a CDS encoding post-transcriptional regulator, which translates to MTRQQARKPLKPVNRKPKSSVELLSESELMECIENLCNSKAEEFRFYGYENVTGEQVWACVSENYRRGWPRLNRLVNDILSLKATRFMNWLMISVYKSDPMKK; encoded by the coding sequence ATGACGCGGCAGCAGGCGAGAAAGCCGCTCAAGCCGGTCAACCGGAAACCGAAATCTTCCGTCGAGCTGCTGAGTGAATCGGAATTGATGGAGTGCATTGAGAACCTGTGCAACAGCAAAGCGGAGGAGTTTCGCTTTTACGGGTACGAGAATGTGACGGGAGAGCAGGTGTGGGCCTGCGTGTCGGAAAATTACCGGAGAGGATGGCCCCGGCTGAATCGCCTGGTGAATGATATCTTGTCCCTGAAGGCCACCCGGTTCATGAACTGGCTGATGATCAGCGTCTACAAATCGGATCCGATGAAGAAATGA
- the secD gene encoding protein translocase subunit SecD: MKVRWGRLALFFVLVAAILSTIALTTRDILNNLTLGLDLRGGFEVLYEAQPLEKGQKITPQVLADTAQALQKRIDVLGVTEPELSVEPPNRIRVQLAGVPDQEEARRVLGTPAKLTFRDESGKVLLTGQDLKEGGAAQDYDETGQPAVRLKLKDADKFARITREHVGRIMAIYLDENELSAPVIREPIPNGEAIISGDFTVEEAKELADLLNAGALPVKLVEKQSFAVDASLGKLSLQQSLEAGLYGILVIFIFIIGYYRLPGLVASISLVAYAYLVLLSFVLLDVTLTLPGIAAFILGIGMAVDANILMYERIKEEMRHGKSIPAAVKAGSRRSFLTIFDANITTVLAAAVLFYFGTAGVRGFAVSLIFSIAVSFLTAVALSRILLNLLVRANVAKRPGLFGVKEDEIGEL, from the coding sequence ATGAAGGTTCGTTGGGGCAGGTTAGCGCTGTTTTTTGTTTTGGTGGCGGCGATCTTGTCGACGATCGCCCTGACCACCCGCGATATTCTGAACAACTTGACGCTGGGACTGGACTTGAGGGGCGGCTTTGAGGTGTTGTACGAGGCCCAGCCTCTGGAAAAGGGGCAGAAGATCACTCCTCAAGTGTTGGCCGACACCGCTCAGGCGCTGCAAAAGCGGATTGACGTGCTCGGGGTGACGGAGCCCGAACTGTCGGTGGAACCGCCCAACCGGATTCGGGTGCAATTGGCCGGGGTTCCCGATCAGGAGGAAGCCCGAAGGGTCCTCGGCACTCCCGCGAAGCTCACCTTTCGGGACGAAAGCGGCAAAGTGCTGTTGACGGGTCAGGACCTCAAGGAGGGGGGCGCGGCCCAGGATTACGATGAGACGGGTCAGCCCGCGGTCCGACTCAAATTGAAGGATGCGGACAAGTTTGCCAGGATCACGCGGGAGCACGTGGGCCGGATCATGGCCATTTATCTGGACGAGAACGAACTGAGCGCTCCGGTGATCCGGGAGCCGATTCCCAACGGAGAGGCGATTATCAGCGGCGATTTCACGGTGGAGGAAGCCAAGGAGCTGGCCGATCTCCTCAACGCCGGAGCCTTGCCGGTCAAACTGGTGGAGAAACAGAGCTTTGCCGTGGATGCCAGCCTGGGGAAATTGTCCCTCCAGCAGAGCCTGGAGGCGGGTCTGTACGGCATCCTGGTCATTTTCATCTTTATTATCGGGTATTACCGGCTGCCGGGGCTGGTCGCGTCCATCAGCCTGGTGGCCTACGCGTATCTCGTTCTGCTCTCCTTTGTCCTGCTGGACGTCACCCTCACGCTTCCGGGGATTGCCGCCTTCATCCTCGGGATCGGAATGGCGGTGGACGCCAATATTTTGATGTATGAGCGGATCAAAGAGGAGATGCGCCACGGGAAGTCGATTCCCGCTGCCGTGAAAGCCGGCTCCCGCCGCTCCTTCCTCACCATCTTTGACGCCAACATCACCACGGTGCTGGCGGCGGCCGTCCTGTTCTATTTCGGAACCGCCGGCGTGCGCGGCTTTGCGGTCTCCCTGATTTTCAGCATCGCCGTCAGTTTCCTGACCGCCGTCGCCCTGTCGCGGATCCTGCTCAATCTGCTGGTTCGGGCCAACGTGGCCAAACGGCCGGGGTTGTTCGGCGTGAAGGAGGATGAGATCGGTGAGCTATAA
- the secF gene encoding protein translocase subunit SecF has translation MSYNWDFVGKRKLFFLISAVVLGAGILSLLIQGLNLGIDYKSGTRIDISVKQPVDVEQAKKEFEKLGYEHPSVRSGQEGKVLIFRTDEALDKEKVLQIQKHFRKVYGDNFAGFQEQRIDPVIGRELARNAIIATLLASVGIILYVTIRFEYRFAVAAVLALLHDVLFVIGIFSILQLEVDVVFIAAILTIIGYSVNDTIVIFDRIREIMDQVKPKNWEDLSRVVNVSIHQTLIRSLNTALTVVFAAAALFLFGGESIRYFSLALLLGLFAGTYSSLCLASQVWVVWKWRSMQRVKERPAN, from the coding sequence GTGAGCTATAACTGGGATTTTGTCGGCAAGCGGAAACTGTTTTTCCTCATATCCGCCGTCGTGCTGGGGGCGGGGATCCTTTCCCTCCTGATCCAGGGGCTCAATCTGGGCATCGATTACAAGAGCGGGACCCGGATCGACATCTCGGTGAAGCAACCCGTCGATGTGGAGCAGGCGAAAAAGGAGTTTGAAAAGCTGGGCTATGAACATCCCTCTGTCCGGTCCGGCCAGGAGGGGAAGGTGTTGATCTTCCGGACGGATGAGGCGCTGGACAAGGAAAAGGTGCTTCAGATCCAGAAACATTTCCGGAAGGTGTACGGCGACAACTTCGCCGGATTTCAGGAGCAGCGGATCGATCCCGTGATCGGTCGGGAACTGGCCCGGAATGCGATCATCGCCACCCTTTTGGCATCGGTCGGCATCATCCTCTACGTGACCATCCGGTTCGAGTACCGCTTTGCCGTCGCCGCGGTGCTGGCCCTGCTGCACGACGTCCTTTTTGTCATCGGGATCTTTTCGATTCTGCAGTTGGAAGTGGATGTGGTGTTCATCGCCGCCATTCTCACCATCATCGGCTATTCGGTGAACGACACGATCGTCATTTTCGACCGGATCCGGGAGATCATGGATCAGGTCAAACCGAAGAACTGGGAGGATTTGAGCCGGGTGGTGAACGTGAGCATCCATCAGACCCTCATCCGATCGCTCAACACGGCGCTGACCGTCGTCTTTGCGGCTGCCGCCCTCTTCCTCTTCGGCGGGGAGAGCATTCGCTACTTTTCCCTCGCCCTCCTGTTGGGCCTCTTTGCCGGAACCTATTCGTCCCTCTGTCTCGCCAGCCAGGTCTGGGTGGTATGGAAATGGCGGTCCATGCAGCGGGTGAAGGAGCGGCCTGCCAACTGA